Proteins encoded within one genomic window of Sulfurovum sp. XGS-02:
- the dnaA gene encoding chromosomal replication initiator protein DnaA: MNVGQKVLFELKKEITEVEYERYIKNLTYDTKRSRSNIAYFNAPNMIIAKWIKSKYTDKLMHLFELQNEIKPEIEITVGKQKEQRSTPAAKQTSEKSQSKSTYLNPSLTFESFIVGDSNQFAYTTAKSVAEKPGKLYNPLFLYGGVGLGKTHLLQAIGNYHIDLGKTVIYTTLEQFMNSFTSHLRSQTMDRFRDKFRECDLLLIDDIQFLSRKEQTQEEFFHTFNELYNNNKQIVITSDRQPNKIAGLVDRLRTRFEMGLMADIQPPGLETKIAIIQKKCELDGITLDNEIVNYIATHMGDNIREIEGTIIKLNALSSMLNQEITLDFAQNAIKDQLKEKKENITIDEIVKIISKELNIKPSDMKSKKRTKNVVNARRIAIYLARNLTPNSMPQIAVYFGMKDHTAISHAMKKINEIIESDENFKVILEELSNKVNTHTQNEPL; this comes from the coding sequence ATGAATGTAGGACAAAAAGTACTTTTTGAACTGAAAAAAGAGATCACTGAAGTAGAGTATGAACGATATATTAAAAATCTTACCTATGATACCAAACGTTCCCGGAGTAATATTGCCTATTTCAATGCTCCCAATATGATCATTGCAAAATGGATCAAAAGTAAATATACGGATAAACTGATGCATCTTTTTGAACTTCAGAACGAAATAAAACCTGAAATAGAGATCACCGTAGGTAAACAAAAAGAACAACGTTCCACACCAGCCGCAAAACAGACAAGCGAAAAAAGTCAGTCAAAAAGTACCTATCTCAACCCCTCTTTGACCTTCGAAAGTTTTATTGTAGGAGACTCCAACCAGTTTGCTTATACGACAGCGAAATCCGTAGCAGAAAAGCCCGGTAAACTCTATAACCCCCTTTTTCTCTACGGGGGTGTTGGATTGGGTAAGACCCACCTGCTTCAAGCCATAGGTAACTATCATATAGACCTGGGTAAAACCGTCATCTATACGACGCTGGAACAGTTCATGAACTCATTTACTTCACATCTTCGTTCTCAGACGATGGACAGATTTAGAGACAAATTCAGAGAGTGTGATCTTCTGCTTATAGACGATATACAGTTCCTAAGCAGAAAAGAGCAGACACAAGAGGAGTTTTTTCACACCTTTAACGAGCTCTATAACAATAATAAACAGATCGTAATTACTTCAGACAGACAACCCAATAAGATCGCCGGACTTGTCGACAGACTGAGAACCCGTTTTGAGATGGGACTCATGGCGGATATACAGCCACCGGGACTGGAGACCAAAATCGCCATTATCCAGAAAAAATGTGAACTTGACGGTATCACACTGGATAATGAAATCGTCAATTATATCGCTACACATATGGGTGACAATATACGTGAGATAGAAGGAACCATTATCAAACTCAATGCACTTTCTTCTATGCTAAACCAGGAAATAACCCTTGATTTCGCACAAAACGCCATCAAGGATCAGCTCAAAGAGAAAAAAGAAAATATTACGATAGATGAAATCGTAAAAATTATTTCAAAAGAGCTCAATATCAAACCTTCTGATATGAAATCGAAAAAACGTACCAAAAATGTGGTCAACGCAAGAAGAATTGCGATCTATTTAGCCAGAAATCTTACACCAAACTCTATGCCTCAGATCGCTGTATATTTTGGAATGAAAGACCATACAGCTATTTCACATGCGATGAAAAAAATCAATGAGATCATAGAAAGTGATGAGAATTTTAAAGTAATTTTAGAGGAGCTCTCAAACAAAGTAAATACACATACGCAAAATGAGCCGCTCTAA
- the dnaN gene encoding DNA polymerase III subunit beta, with product MKIRAQKQIIESILINLQPFLEKKDASQITSHILFTTQDNKCIVKATDSEIGLQIVTDNISIEAEGAFTAHGKKLLDIIRILKDDDITLEILDNTLIIKQKNSKFKLPTFDANSYPSFPNINDKPQISLDSLNLIQNLKKISPAIDTNNPKFELNGALINIKNDGTDLVGTDTRRLAIATIPGNNNEALSLIVPKKAILEIQKLFLDQIDIYFDETNLIISNENYYFYTRLINGKFPDYERIIPATTKHQITLPKKEMVDAIKMITTISQEIKMTLLSDTIIFNSLSADNVEAKTEVELNTGLNDKFELSFNSKYILDFISQVNKNEFTIEFNEPSLPFIVKDDNFITIIMPIVA from the coding sequence ATGAAGATAAGAGCACAAAAACAGATTATAGAATCTATACTCATTAATTTACAGCCTTTTTTAGAAAAAAAAGACGCAAGTCAAATTACCTCACATATATTGTTTACCACACAAGACAATAAATGTATTGTTAAAGCTACAGATTCTGAAATAGGTTTACAAATTGTTACTGATAATATTAGTATAGAAGCAGAAGGAGCTTTTACTGCACATGGTAAAAAACTTCTAGATATTATACGTATACTCAAAGATGATGACATTACGTTAGAAATTTTAGACAATACACTGATTATCAAACAAAAAAATTCTAAATTCAAACTTCCTACATTTGATGCCAACTCTTATCCATCATTCCCTAACATCAATGATAAACCTCAAATTTCTCTTGATTCTCTAAATTTGATTCAAAATCTTAAAAAGATCTCTCCTGCAATTGATACAAACAACCCAAAGTTTGAGCTCAACGGTGCTTTGATCAATATAAAAAATGACGGTACAGATTTGGTAGGTACAGATACCAGAAGATTGGCCATTGCAACCATACCGGGTAATAATAACGAAGCACTCTCTTTAATTGTCCCTAAAAAAGCTATTTTGGAAATCCAAAAACTTTTTTTAGACCAGATCGATATCTACTTTGATGAAACCAATCTTATTATTTCAAATGAAAATTACTATTTTTATACAAGATTGATCAATGGGAAATTCCCGGATTATGAACGTATCATTCCGGCTACAACAAAACACCAGATCACACTTCCTAAAAAAGAGATGGTTGATGCAATAAAAATGATCACCACAATTTCACAAGAGATCAAAATGACACTTTTATCTGATACTATTATTTTTAATTCGTTAAGTGCTGATAATGTAGAAGCAAAAACAGAAGTGGAACTCAATACTGGTTTAAATGATAAATTTGAACTCTCATTCAACAGTAAATATATTTTGGATTTTATTTCACAAGTCAATAAAAATGAATTTACTATTGAATTCAATGAACCGTCACTGCCATTTATTGTCAAAGACGATAATTTTATTACAATCATCATGCCGATCGTGGCATAA